One Actinoplanes missouriensis 431 DNA segment encodes these proteins:
- a CDS encoding winged helix-turn-helix transcriptional regulator has protein sequence MGTRNEISALPPEADLARADSLAREIFSDVANKWAFLIIEFLGQDTLRFSELRNEIGGISHKMLTQNLRMLERNGLVRRTVHPTIPPRVEYTLTEAGEGLRQVVDGICGWTQKHLEHIEASRRRFRNPADG, from the coding sequence ATGGGAACCCGCAACGAGATCAGTGCGCTCCCTCCCGAAGCCGACCTGGCCCGAGCCGACTCGCTGGCACGGGAGATCTTCTCCGACGTGGCCAACAAGTGGGCTTTCCTGATCATCGAGTTCCTGGGCCAGGACACGCTGCGGTTCAGCGAGCTCCGCAACGAGATCGGTGGCATCAGCCACAAGATGCTCACCCAGAACCTGCGCATGCTGGAACGCAACGGGCTGGTGCGGCGCACCGTTCACCCCACCATCCCGCCACGCGTCGAATACACCCTCACCGAGGCCGGCGAGGGGTTGCGCCAGGTGGTCGACGGCATATGCGGCTGGACGCAGAAGCACCTCGAACACATCGAGGCGTCCCGCCGCCGGTTCCGCAACCCGGCCGACGGTTAG
- a CDS encoding RidA family protein has protein sequence MAVTLINPNGLPEIPIYRQVSVATGSRLVHVAGQVSWDENGAPVGEGDLAAQVEQCYLNVGKALAGAGATFADVVKLTMHVVDWRPEQMPLVLDGISRAAAKLGITPAAPASLFGIVALDVPEHLVELEAVAVLD, from the coding sequence ATGGCCGTAACCCTGATCAACCCGAACGGGCTGCCCGAGATCCCGATCTACCGGCAGGTGTCGGTGGCGACCGGCTCGAGGCTCGTCCACGTCGCGGGTCAGGTCTCCTGGGACGAGAACGGCGCGCCGGTCGGCGAGGGCGACCTGGCGGCCCAGGTCGAGCAGTGCTATCTCAACGTGGGCAAGGCCCTGGCCGGCGCCGGTGCCACGTTCGCTGATGTGGTGAAGCTGACCATGCACGTCGTCGACTGGCGGCCCGAGCAGATGCCCCTGGTGCTGGACGGGATCAGCCGCGCGGCAGCGAAGCTGGGCATCACTCCGGCGGCGCCGGCTTCGCTGTTCGGCATCGTGGCGCTGGACGTGCCGGAGCACCTGGTGGAACTGGAAGCCGTCGCCGTTCTGGACTAA
- a CDS encoding DUF488 domain-containing protein produces MTRALITVGHGAAGQTELTALLRGAGVARLVDVRRYPGSRAHPHVKREAMRDWLPEAGIAYRWDERLGGRRRLPESSPDLWWQVPSFRAYASHMRSPEFADAVTDLLDDLDTDVTAIMCSESLWWRCHRRLIADFVTSARGRAVVHLLHNGRLTEHSLAEGARLSTDGLLYYDRV; encoded by the coding sequence ATGACGCGTGCGCTGATCACTGTCGGACACGGTGCAGCAGGGCAAACTGAACTAACGGCCCTGCTGCGCGGTGCCGGGGTCGCTCGTCTGGTGGATGTCCGGCGCTACCCCGGGAGCCGGGCGCATCCACACGTCAAGCGTGAAGCGATGCGGGACTGGCTGCCGGAAGCCGGCATCGCCTACCGCTGGGACGAACGTCTGGGCGGCCGGCGACGCCTACCCGAGTCGTCCCCGGATCTGTGGTGGCAGGTCCCATCGTTCCGTGCTTACGCAAGCCACATGCGGAGCCCGGAGTTCGCCGATGCCGTCACCGACCTGCTCGACGACCTGGACACCGATGTAACGGCGATCATGTGCAGCGAGAGCCTGTGGTGGCGTTGTCACCGCCGGCTGATCGCCGACTTCGTGACCAGCGCGCGCGGACGCGCCGTCGTCCACCTACTGCACAACGGCAGACTGACCGAGCACTCGCTCGCCGAGGGTGCCCGGTTGTCGACCGACGGCCTGCTCTACTACGACCGCGTCTGA
- a CDS encoding glycoside hydrolase family 9 protein, with amino-acid sequence MRSFLARSATALATALMLSAGGLCAVATPAAAAVTSYIRLNQVGYPADQPKIAYLMGTTAQAGATFSVIAADGSTAGSGTVGASRGGWNSGYTAVLPIDFSAVTTPGTYTIRIAGVTTSPSFAVRARADLYAPVAGTMTQFFQTQRDGADVIPGLLGRRPSHLDDASATVYQVPAYAGTEDWDDTIDGGLTPISGVPPVDVAGGWFDAGDYLKFTHTTAYAAGALLLAQRSGSADTARAAEIEHAMQWLGKMWDEDTGVLYAQVGIGGGNSDGDFVGDHWVWRQPQADDAVTDPPGTGKYYLRHRPVLRANAPGAPLSPNLAGRVAAAFALSAQTHAATDPARARADLDTAAAIYAKAQTTGVGELVTSFPKGYYPESTWRDDMAFGATELALAGRALGDGRAGGWLTQGASWARAYLDAGARDTLNLYDVSGLALTDLSTAITAAGATGLAVTADQLLADQRAQLDAAVSRAEADRFRAAADYTTFDATSHALGLIAQAARYDAITGTARYAQFAQAQASWVLGGNPWGVSLIIGAGTTFAKCPHHQVANLGGSTTGSGAILAGAAVNGPNGEAVFDGLEPGDTTPCPAGGADPYAAFTGNGARFMDDADAWMSVEPAIDFTSTGLLAFALLGAGSSGPGPEPEPEPVIKRDTIGVYRPSNSTAYLRNKLEGGASDIPGFVVGAPGDVPLAGDWDGDGVDGIGYWRPSTRQFWLRNSLSVGDPDRFYTAAWATTSDIPLVGDWDGDGDDSVATWRPGDQTVRIRYDNTSGAAEVGVKFGSAGDTILVGDWDGDGYDSLGYYRPSTREFKLRNQLTGTAAPETVVVYGSTGDKPLAGDWNGDGKDTVGVFRPTGHQWHLRDTNTSGTADHSFSYGQDTDRPLVGDWLADTAGTPAQVAAVNGFYADPQFHPTQWVNANPGDPRAAAIRTAMAGKAGAAWFGNWSGDIRTAVDAYVSGAAAAGQVPILVAYNVPGRDCGGESSGGAGSPAAYRQWISDFAAGVAGRTAIVIVEPDAVALIDCLTEAERTTRFGLIAYAINAFSGRTWAYVDGGNASWVDADTMAARLVQAGVAGARGFAVNVSNFFTTAESSAYADAVNAGLAARGQRALPYVVDTSRNANGGTAGDWCNPEGVKLGVTSRVSTTGPEFLLWIKVPGDSDGDCGRLEDLPAGTFSPDLATWLISGT; translated from the coding sequence ATGAGATCCTTTCTGGCGCGATCCGCCACCGCCCTCGCCACCGCCCTGATGCTCAGCGCCGGCGGCCTCTGCGCCGTCGCGACACCGGCCGCCGCTGCCGTGACGTCCTACATCCGCCTCAACCAGGTCGGTTACCCGGCCGACCAGCCGAAGATCGCCTACCTGATGGGCACCACCGCACAGGCCGGTGCGACCTTCTCCGTGATCGCCGCCGACGGCAGCACCGCGGGCAGCGGCACGGTCGGCGCCAGCCGCGGCGGCTGGAACAGCGGGTACACCGCCGTGCTGCCGATCGACTTCTCGGCGGTGACCACCCCCGGCACCTACACGATCCGGATCGCCGGCGTCACCACCTCGCCGTCGTTCGCGGTCCGCGCGCGGGCCGATCTGTACGCCCCGGTCGCCGGCACCATGACGCAGTTCTTCCAGACCCAGCGCGACGGCGCCGACGTCATCCCCGGCCTGCTCGGCCGCCGGCCCTCGCACCTCGACGACGCGTCGGCGACGGTCTACCAGGTGCCCGCCTACGCCGGCACCGAGGACTGGGACGACACCATCGACGGTGGCCTCACGCCGATCAGCGGCGTGCCCCCGGTCGATGTCGCCGGCGGCTGGTTCGACGCCGGCGACTACCTGAAATTCACCCACACCACCGCGTACGCGGCCGGCGCCCTGCTGCTGGCCCAGCGCTCCGGAAGCGCGGACACCGCGCGCGCCGCCGAGATCGAGCACGCGATGCAGTGGCTCGGCAAGATGTGGGACGAGGACACCGGAGTCCTGTACGCCCAGGTCGGCATCGGCGGCGGCAACAGTGACGGCGACTTCGTCGGCGACCACTGGGTGTGGCGGCAGCCGCAGGCCGACGACGCGGTCACCGATCCGCCCGGAACCGGCAAGTACTACCTGCGGCACCGTCCCGTACTGCGCGCCAACGCGCCGGGCGCGCCGCTGAGCCCGAACCTGGCCGGACGGGTCGCCGCCGCGTTCGCCCTCTCCGCGCAGACCCACGCGGCCACCGACCCGGCGCGGGCCCGCGCCGACCTGGACACCGCCGCCGCCATCTACGCGAAGGCGCAGACCACCGGCGTCGGCGAGCTCGTCACCTCGTTCCCGAAGGGGTACTACCCCGAGTCGACCTGGCGGGACGACATGGCGTTCGGCGCGACCGAGCTGGCGCTGGCCGGCCGCGCTCTCGGCGACGGGCGGGCCGGCGGCTGGCTCACCCAGGGCGCTTCCTGGGCCCGGGCCTACCTGGACGCCGGCGCCCGGGACACGCTCAACCTCTACGACGTCAGCGGGCTCGCCCTGACCGACCTGAGCACCGCGATCACCGCGGCCGGCGCGACCGGGCTGGCTGTCACCGCCGACCAGTTGCTGGCCGATCAGCGCGCGCAGCTCGACGCGGCGGTCAGCCGGGCGGAGGCGGACCGGTTCCGGGCCGCCGCCGACTACACCACGTTCGACGCCACCTCGCACGCGCTCGGCCTGATCGCCCAGGCGGCCCGGTACGACGCGATCACCGGCACCGCCCGGTACGCGCAGTTCGCCCAGGCCCAGGCGAGCTGGGTGCTCGGTGGCAATCCGTGGGGCGTCTCGCTGATCATCGGGGCCGGCACCACGTTCGCGAAGTGCCCGCACCACCAGGTGGCGAACCTCGGCGGCAGCACGACCGGCTCCGGAGCGATCCTGGCGGGCGCCGCCGTGAACGGGCCGAACGGCGAGGCCGTCTTCGACGGGCTGGAACCCGGCGACACCACGCCGTGCCCGGCCGGCGGCGCCGACCCGTACGCGGCGTTCACCGGCAACGGCGCCCGTTTCATGGACGACGCGGACGCGTGGATGAGTGTCGAACCGGCCATCGACTTCACCTCCACCGGCCTGCTGGCGTTCGCGCTGCTCGGCGCCGGCAGTTCCGGGCCCGGCCCCGAGCCGGAGCCCGAGCCGGTGATCAAGCGGGACACCATCGGCGTGTACCGGCCGTCGAACAGCACCGCCTACCTGCGTAACAAGCTCGAGGGAGGCGCCTCCGACATCCCGGGGTTCGTGGTCGGCGCGCCCGGCGACGTGCCGCTGGCCGGTGACTGGGACGGTGACGGCGTCGACGGCATCGGTTACTGGCGCCCGTCGACCCGGCAGTTCTGGCTGCGGAACTCGCTGTCCGTGGGCGACCCGGACCGCTTCTACACCGCCGCCTGGGCCACCACCTCCGACATCCCGCTGGTCGGTGACTGGGACGGCGACGGGGACGACTCGGTGGCGACGTGGCGGCCCGGCGACCAGACCGTGCGGATCCGGTACGACAACACCTCCGGCGCCGCCGAGGTCGGGGTCAAGTTCGGCTCCGCCGGCGACACCATCCTGGTCGGTGACTGGGACGGCGACGGGTACGACAGCCTGGGCTACTACCGTCCGTCGACGCGCGAGTTCAAGCTGCGCAACCAGCTCACCGGAACGGCCGCGCCGGAGACCGTGGTGGTCTACGGCAGCACGGGTGACAAGCCGCTGGCCGGTGACTGGAACGGCGACGGCAAGGACACCGTCGGCGTGTTCCGGCCCACGGGGCACCAGTGGCACCTGCGCGACACCAACACGAGCGGCACTGCGGATCACTCCTTCAGTTACGGCCAGGACACCGACCGGCCCCTGGTCGGCGACTGGCTGGCCGACACCGCGGGCACCCCGGCGCAGGTGGCGGCGGTCAACGGCTTCTACGCCGACCCGCAGTTCCACCCGACCCAGTGGGTGAACGCCAACCCGGGCGACCCGCGGGCCGCCGCGATCCGCACGGCGATGGCCGGCAAGGCCGGCGCGGCGTGGTTCGGCAACTGGAGCGGGGACATCCGGACAGCGGTCGACGCCTACGTCAGCGGGGCCGCCGCGGCCGGGCAGGTGCCGATCCTGGTCGCCTACAACGTCCCCGGCCGGGACTGCGGCGGCGAGTCCAGTGGCGGCGCCGGCAGCCCCGCGGCCTACCGGCAGTGGATCAGCGATTTCGCCGCCGGGGTGGCCGGGCGGACCGCGATCGTGATCGTCGAACCGGACGCGGTCGCGCTCATCGACTGCCTGACCGAGGCCGAGCGGACGACCCGGTTCGGTCTGATCGCGTACGCGATCAATGCCTTCAGCGGCCGGACCTGGGCCTACGTCGACGGCGGCAACGCGAGCTGGGTCGACGCCGACACGATGGCGGCCCGGCTGGTCCAGGCCGGGGTCGCCGGCGCCCGCGGCTTCGCGGTCAACGTGTCGAACTTCTTCACCACCGCCGAGTCGTCCGCGTACGCCGACGCCGTCAACGCCGGCCTGGCGGCGCGCGGCCAGCGGGCGTTGCCCTATGTGGTCGACACCAGCCGCAACGCCAACGGCGGCACGGCCGGTGACTGGTGCAACCCGGAGGGCGTCAAGCTCGGCGTGACCTCGCGGGTGAGCACGACGGGCCCTGAGTTCCTGCTCTGGATCAAGGTGCCGGGCGACTCCGACGGCGACTGCGGCCGGCTGGAGGATCTGCCGGCCGGCACGTTCAGCCCGGACCTGGCCACCTGGCTGATCAGCGGGACCTGA